The genomic window GCCATTGTTTCGGCTGTTGGGTAAAGGCAAGCACATCGACGCGGTTGCCGATCCCCGCCGTGAGAGCGTCGAGATCGGTCTTGGTTGCGGATGCGGCGAAGTCGCGTTGCCATAAGCCCATATTGAACGTCGGGTGCTTGCCACCGATAAAGCGGGCGACAAGCGCTCCGTTTTCGCGACCAACGGTGAGCGGCAAGAGCAGCAGTGGCTGGTCGTGTTCGCCAAAAGCAACGACGATGAATGGAGTGGTGCCTTCATCCTCCCCGACTGTCTTCTGCCAGGCATCGAGCAGTTCAAACCGCTGATAGGGGGTCGAGAGGAAGTCCGGACCTTCGAACTTGCGCCAGATCGCTTCGGCATCCGCCATGTCGCGGATCACATCGACGCGGGCGATGCGAGGGGCGCCGGAGCGCGACTGGCCATGTTCGGTTTGAAGCGCGGCAGCCATGGTCATGCAAGACCTTAACTCGTGGATTAAAAAAAGGTCGTCGGCGACTAGTGTCCCGATTCCGAAGTTCGCATCATTCCGCAGCACGTTCGTCTGCGAACTTCGGAATCGAAGGACACTAGCAAGTTATTGTTCTAGTGTGGCTTTGGTTCAGAAGTCCGCATTCCGGACACGCCGCCCGAATGATGCGGACTTCTGAACCGCCAACTAGTGTGGCGTCTCGCAATTGCCGACCTCGTTTGCGGATGGTCCCTTATCGGCAATTGCGAGAGACGGGACACCAGGGCGACCTTATTCAAACAAATGTCAACAAAGAGTAATGACAATGCCGCTCCACGGATGGTGGCGGGTAAGGATTCGTCGTTGTTTTCCTGGAAGCGGATGCTGGTGAATGCCGGGCTGGAAGCCGCATATTTCAGCGGTCTGGCCCATTTTGCGGAGAGGAGCGCGCGGGGTTCGGGCGTTATCCTCAAATTCGAGCATGTCCGACCATTGCACAAGGATCCATTTCAGCCATTGCGGTCCCATGAAATCACTCCTGAATTTCTTGACCGTGTCATCGAGGCGCTGAAGCGCTGGAAGTTCGACTTTCTGTCCATCGATGAGGTCGCAGAACGCGCCGGACGGCCGGCGGGCACGCGGCGTTTTATTGCTCTGACGTTTGACGGCGCGTATTGCGATTTCATGACATCGGCCTATCCGGTCTTATCGCGCCACCGTGTGCCTTTTGCGCTGTACGTCCCGACCGGATTCGTCGATGGCATTGGTCAGGTGTGGTGGCTTGCATTGCGTGAGGTCATTGCGAAGAACACGCGCATCGCACTGTTTATGGATGGCGTCGAGAGACGGTTCAACGTTTCGGACCGCGCTGGCAAATACGAACTCTATGCCGGCCTGCATGCGTGGCTGTTGTCATTGCCGCCGGATGACCTTTCGGTTGCGATCAACGATTTGTGCCGGCGCTATGGCGTAGACCTTGCCTCGGTTTCGCGCGGCATCACCATGACATGGCAGGATCTTGCGGTGCTGGCGCGCGATCCGCTGGCAACGATCGGCTGTTCGACGGTGAACTATCCCAATCTGCGGCACACCAAGGGGACGGTCGTCCTGAGGGAAATGGCTATGGGGCGCAAGGTCCTCGAGACAGCGCTCGGCGTGTCGTGCCGACACTTTGCCTATCCCTATGGCGACCGGGACAGCTTTACGCCGCGGGATGTGATGTTGGCGGGGGAGGCAGGATTTGCGACGGCCGTGTCCTCTGAGGCCGGCCTCGTTGGCCGCGACGGTCAACCGGACCTCATGCGGTTGCCTCGCATCGCCTGGGACGGTCGCAGAACGTCGCTGCGTGTTTTACGCGCGCTCCTTTCAGGTATCACCGTACGTCGCACCAAGGAGCGGGAGCCGGAACCCGCGATCAATTACGGCTGAGGATCGGGCCGCGACATCCACGAAATGAGCGGCATGGCGGGCAGCACCCAGCCGAGCCCTGCAACCACATAAAAGATCGCCTGAGCGAGCTTCGAGGCGGCGAGCAACGGGGCCTGGGCGATCGCCATTGCGGTCAGCGACCAGATCACGACCAGTCCCAGAAGCCCAATTGTTCCAATAAGTTTGCGGGTGCGGATTGTCATAACAGCATTGTGCGGATCGTGGCCGGAGCGCAGCTTGCGCGATAAAGTGCGGGGACTATAAGGTCCGCGCGAATTCATTCAAGGCTGTGTTTCTAAATGCTCTCCGCTGTGATCGATCGACCAGAAAAGCCCGTGGCAAGCCTGCGCGGAGTGCGCATTTGGCTGGTCTGCGTAGCCGCGCTCATCGTGTGCATGGTGCTGGTCGGCGGTGCGACGCGCCTGACGGAATCCGGCTTGTCGATTGTCGAGTGGAAGCCAGTCACAGGCACTATACCGCCGCTGACAGCAGCGCAGTGGAACCAAGAATTCGAAGCCTACAAGACCATTCCGCAGTACCGCGAGATGAACGCGGGCATGTCGCTGTCCGAATTCAAGACAATCTTCTTTTGGGAGTGGGGCCATCGGCTGCTGGGGCGCCTGATCGGGGCTGCATTTCTGTTTCCGTTTCTTTGGTTTCTCTGGAAAGGCGCCTTTAACAACGCCGAGGGGCTGAAGCGCAGGCTCTGGATGATCTTCGCCTTGGGCGGGCTGCAGGGGGCCGTCGGTTGGTGGATGGTGAAGTCCGGTCTCACCGACCGTGTTTCTGTTTCGCAGTATCGGCTTGCAGCGCACTTGATGCTGGCGCTGTTCATCTTCTCGGCCATCGTCTGGACGCTGCGACGGCTGGAGAAGCCATTAGCCATCGTCGCGTCTGCCCGGGTGAAATTCACGAGCCGCTTGTTGCTTGTGCTGGTTTTCCTGCAGCTCTATTTCGGAGCGCTGGTGGCTGGTCTCCGTGCGGGCAAGGTGTTCAACACGTGGCCACTGATCGACGGCGGTTTTATCCCGTCAGCTGAACGGCTGTTCTTTGAACGGCCCTGGTGGCGCAACTTCTTCGACAATACCCTCACGGTTCAGTTCACTCACCGAATGATCGCTTATACGTTGCTCGTCGTTGCGACTTTGCATGCGATCGATGCCGTCCGTTCGCGGGCAAGTCCTGAAGTCGTGAGCAGGGCACTGTGGCTGGTCGTCGCAATGATCGTGCAGGCATCGCTCGGCATCATCACGCTGCTCAATCAGGTGCCGATCGATCTCGGTCTAGCGCATCAGGCTATGGCGATCGTGGTCCTGACAATGGCTCTGTTTCAGACGGAGCGGCTGGGCGCAAAGTTGGCCGCGACCACACCGGCCAAACTCAGCCTGGTGGTCAGCAATCCTCGCTAGTGGAGTGGATTTGACATTCGCTACCCACCTGGCAGCGAGTTCGTCAAGCGAATGTCAAATCCAAAACTCCACTAGTGTGGCGTCTCGCAATTGCCGACCTGTTTTGCGGCTGGTCTCCTATCGGCAATTGCGAGACAGAAGCCACACTAGCATTTTGATTTTGCTAGTGTCCTTTCGTCTCCGAATAACCGTGCGAGCGCGCCGCAAATTGGTCGGTTATTCGGAGACGGGACACTAGAAATTTATATTTGCTAGTGGTCCTTTGATTCTAACATTCGCAGGAGGTGTCTGCCGAAACGGGATGCGAATGTTAGAATCGGACCACTAGGTCGAGCTATTCTAAAGTAAACAACTCGCGCGAGAAATGCCTGATTTACGGGCGTTTCTTTCATTTTGATGTCTCTTCACAACTTAGTGCGTGATGCGCCCGCTTTCACTGCAACAAGTCGGGGAATAGAACAACATCATCCAGAAGATGATGTCCTCGAGTCTCGTCATGTCGAACGCATTTGTTCAAGCCGCTGTCATTCTGTTGCGCGAGGGGCTGGAAGCCATGCTCGTGATCGCCGCGCTGGCGGGCTACCTGCGCAAGGTCGGCGGCGGGCATCGTATTGCGGCGCTCTATGGCGGTGCGCTTGCGGCGATTGGCTTCAGTCTCATCGCGGCCTGGCTGTTCGCGGTCTGGAATTCCGGCGAGCACAGCGATGTGCTGGAAGGATTCATCATTCTCGTTGCTGCCGGGTTGATGCTCTACGTTAGCGGCTGGCTCATGGTGAAGCAGGATCCGCGCGGCTGGCAGGACTACCTCGCTGCGAAGGCCGATAACGCGCTGGCGCAGGACACATCTTGGGCGGTCGCCGTGCTCGCGTTTCTCGCGGTCTTCCGTGAAGGCGCAGAGACGGTGCTGTTTATCAATGCACTTGCCACCACATCGGGCGGCTGGAGCGTTGGTCTGTTTGCGGGGCTCGGCGCCGCAACACTTGGCCTTGTCGTGCTGTTCTACTTCATCAATTTAATTGCGAAGAGAATCCCGCTGCGGCCGCTGTTCATCATCACGTCGGCATTCCTGTTCGCGATGGGCATCAAGTTCATCGGTGAGGCGGTTCAGGAATTCCAGGAACAGAGCATCGTGCCGTTCACCGAACTGAAAGGCTTCGGATGGCTGGAGTCGCTTGGCCTCAACCCCACCGTCGAGGCGTTGTCGGCGCAGTTGCTGGTGATCTTGTTTGCGCTCGCGACCTTCTCGATCGTTCAGCGGAATGCGC from Nitrobacteraceae bacterium AZCC 1564 includes these protein-coding regions:
- a CDS encoding peptidoglycan/xylan/chitin deacetylase (PgdA/CDA1 family) (product_source=COG0726; cog=COG0726; pfam=PF01522; superfamily=88713), whose product is MSTKSNDNAAPRMVAGKDSSLFSWKRMLVNAGLEAAYFSGLAHFAERSARGSGVILKFEHVRPLHKDPFQPLRSHEITPEFLDRVIEALKRWKFDFLSIDEVAERAGRPAGTRRFIALTFDGAYCDFMTSAYPVLSRHRVPFALYVPTGFVDGIGQVWWLALREVIAKNTRIALFMDGVERRFNVSDRAGKYELYAGLHAWLLSLPPDDLSVAINDLCRRYGVDLASVSRGITMTWQDLAVLARDPLATIGCSTVNYPNLRHTKGTVVLREMAMGRKVLETALGVSCRHFAYPYGDRDSFTPRDVMLAGEAGFATAVSSEAGLVGRDGQPDLMRLPRIAWDGRRTSLRVLRALLSGITVRRTKEREPEPAINYG
- a CDS encoding hypothetical protein (product_source=Hypo-rule applied; pfam=PF11003; superfamily=161093; transmembrane_helix_parts=Inside_1_33,TMhelix_34_56,Outside_57_65,TMhelix_66_88,Inside_89_96), which encodes MNSRGPYSPRTLSRKLRSGHDPHNAVMTIRTRKLIGTIGLLGLVVIWSLTAMAIAQAPLLAASKLAQAIFYVVAGLGWVLPAMPLISWMSRPDPQP
- a CDS encoding cytochrome c oxidase assembly protein subunit 15 (product_source=KO:K02259; cog=COG1612; ko=KO:K02259; pfam=PF02628; superfamily=81342; transmembrane_helix_parts=Inside_1_20,TMhelix_21_43,Outside_44_99,TMhelix_100_122,Inside_123_134,TMhelix_135_154,Outside_155_168,TMhelix_169_187,Inside_188_207,TMhelix_208_226,Outside_227_266,TMhelix_267_289,Inside_290_300,TMhelix_301_323,Outside_324_326,TMhelix_327_344,Inside_345_369) → MLSAVIDRPEKPVASLRGVRIWLVCVAALIVCMVLVGGATRLTESGLSIVEWKPVTGTIPPLTAAQWNQEFEAYKTIPQYREMNAGMSLSEFKTIFFWEWGHRLLGRLIGAAFLFPFLWFLWKGAFNNAEGLKRRLWMIFALGGLQGAVGWWMVKSGLTDRVSVSQYRLAAHLMLALFIFSAIVWTLRRLEKPLAIVASARVKFTSRLLLVLVFLQLYFGALVAGLRAGKVFNTWPLIDGGFIPSAERLFFERPWWRNFFDNTLTVQFTHRMIAYTLLVVATLHAIDAVRSRASPEVVSRALWLVVAMIVQASLGIITLLNQVPIDLGLAHQAMAIVVLTMALFQTERLGAKLAATTPAKLSLVVSNPR
- a CDS encoding high-affinity iron transporter (product_source=KO:K07243; cog=COG0672; ko=KO:K07243; pfam=PF03239; superfamily=103473; tigrfam=TIGR00145; transmembrane_helix_parts=Outside_1_3,TMhelix_4_26,Inside_27_38,TMhelix_39_61,Outside_62_70,TMhelix_71_93,Inside_94_116,TMhelix_117_139,Outside_140_148,TMhelix_149_171,Inside_172_177,TMhelix_178_200,Outside_201_229,TMhelix_230_252,Inside_253_273) — its product is MSNAFVQAAVILLREGLEAMLVIAALAGYLRKVGGGHRIAALYGGALAAIGFSLIAAWLFAVWNSGEHSDVLEGFIILVAAGLMLYVSGWLMVKQDPRGWQDYLAAKADNALAQDTSWAVAVLAFLAVFREGAETVLFINALATTSGGWSVGLFAGLGAATLGLVVLFYFINLIAKRIPLRPLFIITSAFLFAMGIKFIGEAVQEFQEQSIVPFTELKGFGWLESLGLNPTVEALSAQLLVILFALATFSIVQRNARLSREDKASAALRASKS